A window of the Cannabis sativa cultivar Pink pepper isolate KNU-18-1 chromosome X, ASM2916894v1, whole genome shotgun sequence genome harbors these coding sequences:
- the LOC115724729 gene encoding uncharacterized protein LOC115724729 yields MTTSKTPNTTSSHSIQQECCMCGDYGFSYELFQCKVCQFRSQHRYCSNLYPNMPVSCRTCNWCLMIQNEDKTQHSSNSNSSSSCKTEDKTTSPTTKINNSDHHNQVGSLILRRQGIRPMNLQQLSGPIKKQKSVEIVVPPPSPSPSPVAKSPSIRKRVLTNGAKEERLRRTRSAEISNAPSPTGNGISSKQVFRSKVRRYKLLDEVSS; encoded by the exons ATGACAACCAGCAAGACTCCCAATACGACATCATCACACTCAATCCAACAAGAGTGTTGCATGTGCGGCGATTACGGTTTCTCTTATGAGCTTTTTCAGTGCAAAGTTTGCCAATTCAGATCCCAGCACag GTACTGTAGTAATTTGTACCCAAACATGCCTGTCTCTTGCCGAACCTGCAATTGGTGCCTCATGATTCAAAACGAagacaaaacccaacactcatCCAACTCCAATTCATCTTCCTCCTGTAAAACCGAAGACAAAACGACATCGCCTACGACCAAGATCAACAACAGCGATCATCATAATCAGGTGGGTTCCCTCATTTTAAGGCGCCAGGGAATTCGCCCAATGAACCTCCAACAACTCAGCGGGCCTATCAAGAAACAGAAATCGGTCGAGATCGTGGTGCCTCCACCGTCTCCATCGCCTTCGCCGGTGGCGAAGTCGCCGTCGATCCGGAAAAGGGTCTTGACGAATGGGGCAAAAGAGGAGAGGCTGAGACGAACCAGGTCTGCCGAGATTTCAAACGCTCCAAGTCCAACTGGAAATGGGATCAGTTCCAAACAGGTCTTTAGGAGTAAGGTCAGGAGGTACAAGCTTTTAGATGAAGTTTCTAGCTAA